One Hevea brasiliensis isolate MT/VB/25A 57/8 chromosome 5, ASM3005281v1, whole genome shotgun sequence genomic region harbors:
- the LOC131180275 gene encoding tropinone reductase-like 1 gives MVPQGQGFILFTSSACTVIGGLSTHSYAVTKYGVWGLAKNLAAELGPQGIRVNCISPYGLVTPIGGTIDESIIPVAEQALSEIGNLKGQILRPVGVAKAALYLASDEANYVSGLNLVVDGGFSAVNPTMMKFFNPEEIETTPKVIHRSNM, from the coding sequence ATGGTTCCCCAGGGCCAGGGTTTCATATTGTTCACTTCAAGTGCTTGTACAGTAATTGGAGGGCTTTCAACTCATTCTTATGCAGTAACAAAATATGGGGTTTGGGGCCTGGCCAAGAATTTGGCTGCTGAATTGGGGCCGCAGGGAATAAGGGTGAACTGTATTTCACCTTATGGATTAGTAACCCCTATAGGTGGAACAATTGATGAATCTATCATACCTGTGGCAGAACAAGCATTGAGTGAAATTGGTAATCTCAAAGGGCAGATTCTTAGGCCAGTTGGAGTGGCAAAGGCTGCACTGTACCTGGCCAGTGATGAAGCAAATTATGTGAGTGGACTTAACCTTGTGGTGGATGGAGGGTTCAGTGCTGTGAATCCTACCATGATGAAGTTTTTCAATCCTGAAGAAATCGAAACTACACCCAAAGTTATTCACCGATCCAATATGTGA
- the LOC110652952 gene encoding tropinone reductase-like 1, whose amino-acid sequence MEKMNVTFEVAPHQRLAGKVAIITGGASGIGASAVQIFHENGAKVVIADIQDNLGQAISNKLGGKNVSYFHCDVRNEDEINNLVDVTIGKYGKLDIMYNNAGILDRPFGSILDTTKSELDRLISVNLVGSFLGAKHAARVMVPQGHGCILFTSSACTVIGGLSTHSYAVTKYGVWGLAKNLAAELGPQGIRVNCISPYGLVTPIGGTIDESIIPVAEQALSEIGNLKGQILRPVGVAKAALYLASDEANYVSGLNLVVDGGFSAVNPTMMKFFNPEEIETTPKVIHRSNM is encoded by the exons ATGGAAAAGATGAATGTTACATTCGAAGTCGCACCCCACCAAAG GTTAGCAGGGAAGGTGGCAATTATAACTGGTGGAGCAAGCGGCATCGGAGCAAGTGCAGTGCAAATTTTCCATGAAAATGGAGCCAAGGTTGTGATTGCAGATATCCAAGATAACCTAGGCCAAGCCATCTCCAATAAGCTTGGTGGTAAAAATGTTTCCTACTTCCACTGTGATGTTAGAAACGAAGATGAAATCAACAATCTTGTGGACGTCACCATTGGGAAATATGGAAAGCTCGATATAATGTACAACAACGCAGGAATTTTAGATCGCCCATTTGGAAGCATTTTGGACACTACAAAATCAGAGCTAGATCGCTTAATTAGTGTCAACTTGGTTGGTTCTTTTCTTGGAGCCAAACATGCAGCCAGGGTGATGGTTCCCCAGGGCCATGGTTGCATATTGTTCACTTCAAGTGCTTGTACAGTAATTGGAGGGCTTTCTACTCATTCTTATGCAGTAACAAAATATGGGGTTTGGGGCCTGGCCAAGAATTTGGCTGCTGAATTGGGGCCGCAGGGAATAAGGGTGAACTGTATTTCACCTTATGGATTAGTAACCCCTATAGGTGGAACAATTGATGAATCTATCATACCTGTGGCAGAACAAGCATTGAGTGAAATTGGTAATCTCAAAGGGCAGATTCTTAGGCCAGTTGGAGTGGCAAAGGCTGCACTGTACCTGGCCAGTGATGAAGCAAATTATGTGAGTGGACTTAACCTTGTGGTGGATGGAGGGTTCAGTGCTGTGAATCCTACCATGATGAAGTTTTTCAATCCTGAAGAAATCGAAACTACACCCAAAGTTATTCACCGATCCAATATGTGA